The nucleotide sequence TTCGCTCAGTTCGAGGTCGTGCATGGTTATCTCTCTTGTTCCAGGGCGGTACGCCGGGCTTTGCCAGCGGTGGGTTTGAAACCGCAGAAGAAGGCGTCGACCTGCGCACGGTCGACTTGCTCCAGAGTGGGCGGATTCCAGCGTGGTGTCTTGTCCTTATCGACGATCAGCGCGCGCACGCCTTCCATGATGTCGCCCTTGGCGAACCATTGGCGGTCCAGATGTAATTCCAGATCGAAACAATCGGCAAGCGATAGCTGGCGGCCGCGGCGCAGCATCTCCAGAGTCACGCTCATCGCCAGCGGCGAGCGGCTGTCGAGGAGCTTGACGGTTTTCTCGGCCCAGTCGCGGTATTCCGGACGGTTTTCCGCCACCAGCGCAGCGCGGATCGCCGGCAGATCGGCATGGGCGAAATGTTCGTCGATGGCCCGGCGCAGGGCTTTTAGTTCGGCGCCGGGCAATTGGCTGCTGGCCAGCGTGGAGAGCAGGGTGCGTAGGGATTCCTGCGGGTGAGTGGTCCAGCTCAGGTGATCGAGGCAGCGATCGAACTCGGCGAACAATTCGCTGGGCAGGCACCAGTCCGCCAGCCGTGTATACAGCGCATCGGCTGCGCGGATCTGCATGCCGGTGATACCCAGGTAAGTCCCTAGCTGACCCGACAGACGCGAGAGGAAGTAACTGCCGCCGACATCGGGGAAATAACCGATGCCGGTTTCCGGCATGCCCATCTTCACTCGCTCGCTGACCACACGCAGACTGGCGCCTTGGACCAGGCCCATGCCACCGCCGAGGACGAAGCCGTCCATCAAGGCGAGGAGCGGTTTGCGATAGGCGTGGATGTATTGATCGAGCGCGTATTCCTCCTCGAAAAACTGCGTGTGCAAGGTGTCGCCGGCCCGATAGCTATCGTACAGCGCGCGGATATCGCCGCCGGCGCAGAAGGCTTTCTCGCCGCTGGCGCGCAGCACCACGGCGAGCACCTGCGGGTCCTCTTCCCAGTCGTGCAATTGCTGGGAGAGGGCGCGGATCATCGGCAGGGTCAGGGCGTTGAGTCCGCTGGGCCGGTTCAGCGTCAGGTGGCCGATGCGGTTGCGCACCTCAGCCAGAATGACGGCATCGCTATCGCTCATTGTTCAGCTCTCTTTGCGGTACAGGTTGATGATCGCTGAGAAGTCCAACGCGCCGTGGCCTTGTTGGCTGAAGCCCTGATACAGTTGCTGCGCCAAGGCGCCGAGCATCACCGGTTGGCGGGCCTGCTTGGCCGATTCGGTGGCCAGGCCGAGATCTTTGAGCATCAGGTCGGTGCCGAAGCCGCCGCTGTAACTGCGAGCTGCGGGCACGTTGTCCATCACGCCGGGGAACGGGTTGTAGGTGTCGGCACTCCAGCAGCGGCCACTGGACGTGTTGATCACCCCGGCCAGCACGCTGGCGTCCATGCCCAGCGCCACGCCAAGGGCCATGGCCTCGGCGACGCCGATCATCGAGATACCCAGCAGCATGTTGTTGGCGACTTTGGCCACTTGGCCGTTGCCGGCGCCGCCGCAGTGCACGATGTTCTTGCCCATCGCGGCGAGAACCGGTTGGGCGTGTTCGAAGTCGGCCAGATCGCCGCCAACCATAAAGGTCAGCGTGCCGGCTGCAGCGCCGCCCGTGCCACCGGACACCGGCGCATCGAGCATCGGGTTGCCCTGGGCGATGGCGGCCTTGGCCACTTCGCGGGCGCTGAGCGGATCGATGGTTGACGAGTCGATCAGCAGCACGCCTTCGCGCACGTTGGCGAGCAGGCCGTCATCGCCGAGGTAGACGCTCTTCACATGAGCGGCGGCCGGCAGCATGGTGATGATCAGTTTCACGTCGCTCTGCGCCAGTGCCGCGGGGGAAGTGGCGGCGGTGGCGCCGGCTTCGACCAGCCCGGAGACGGCTGTGGCGAACAGATCGAAAACGGTCAGCGCGTGGCCGGCCTTGAGGAGATTGCGGGCCATAGGGGCGCCCATGTTGCCGAGACCGATAAAGCCGATATGCATGGTGACGTCCTTATTGTGGAACGGCGGTAAAGCTCCCCTCGCCCCGCAGGGGAGGGGACAAAACCCTCAGTGCGTAGCCCGGATGCAATCCGGGGATAACCGGCAACTCCGCCCCCGGATTGCATCCGGGCTACGGCAGCCTCGTAGGGTGGATGGCCACCCCGCGGAAGAACCGCGCAGCGTTTTCCACCCTCACCACGTTTAACGATGCTTGAACTGCGCCGGGCGTTTCTCGACGAAGGCGGCCATGCCTTCCTTCTGGTCGCTGGTGGCGAACACCGCATGGAAGATCCGTCGCTCGAACCGCAGACCTTCGCTGAGGCTGCCCTCGAAGGCGCGGTTGACGCTTTCCTTGACCATCATCACCGCAGGCAGCGATTTCGCGGCGATGCCGGCGGCGACCTTGAGGGTTTCTTCGAGCAGGCTGTCGGCCGGGATCACACGGGCGACCAAGCCGGCGCGTTCGGCGTCCTCGGCAGTCAGCTGGCGGCCAGTCAGGCACAATTCCATGGCCTTGGATTTGCCCAGTGCGTGAGTCAGGCGCTGGGTGCCACCGATCGCCGGCAGCACGCCAAGGGTGATTTCCGGCAGGCCAAAACGGGCGTTGTCGGCGGCATAGATGAAGTCGCACATCAGCGCCAGTTCGCAGCCACCGCCCAGCGCGTAACCGGCCACGGCGGCGATGATCGGCTTACGGCGGTTGGCGATGCGGTCGGCGGCGGCGAAGAAGTCGTCCAGGTAGATCTGCGGAAAGGTCAGCTCGGCCATTTCCTTGATGTCGGCACCGGCGGCGAAGGCTTTCTGCGAGCCAGTCAGGACAATGCAGCCAATGCTCGGGTCGGTTTCCAGACGATCCAGCGCCTGGTTGAGTTCGGCGATCAGCTGGCCGTTCAGGGCGTTGAGCGCCTTGGGCCGGTTTAGGGTGATCAGGCCGACGCGCTCGCGGATGTCCAGCAGAAGGGTTTCAAATTCCATGGTGCAAACTCCAGAAAAAGCCAGGTACAAGTCAGGTGTTGCATGGTCTGGCGTAGGGTGGGTTAGCCAAAGGCGTAACCCACCGACCGGCCGTCAGGCTGGCAATCGCGATGCCTTGCGACATGGATGGTGGGTTACGCCGCTATGCGGCTAACCCACCCTACGAAGCTGTGCGTCGGCCTGGCGGATCATTTCAGGGTGATGGTGGTGTTCACCGCGCCACCGACTTCGTTTTCGTCGAACCAGCGCTGGGTGACGGTTTTGGTCTGGGTGTAGAACTGCACGACCTGTTTGCCGTACGGGCCGAGGTCGCCGAGTTTCGAGCCGCGCGAGCCGGTGAAGGAGAACATTGGTACCGGTACCGGGATTGGCACGTTGATGCCGACCTGGCCGACGTCGATTTCTTCCTGGAAGTGCCGCGCGGCGGCACCGGAGCGGGTGAAGATCGCGGTGCCGTTGCCATTCGGGTTGGCGTTGATCAGCTCGATGGCTTCATCCATGGTCTCCGCGTGCATCACGCACAGCACCGGGCCGAAGATTTCTTCCTTGTAGATGCTCATCTCGGAAGTGACGCCGGCGAAAATGGTCGGGCCAACGAAGTTACCGCGCTCGTAGCCGGCGACACTTGGGTTGCGTCCATCCAGCGCCAGGCTCGCGCCTTCGTCGACGCCACGTTCGATCAGGCTGCTGACCCGGTCGAGCGCCGCGCAGGAAACCAGCGGGCCGACATCGGTGCCCGGCTCCACGCCGGCACTGATTTTCAAGGTTTTGGCTTTCTCGGCCAGCTCCGGCAGCCAGCTCTGCGCTTCGCCGACCAGCACCACCACCGACAGCGCCATGCAGCGCTGGCCAGCGGCACCGAAGGCGGCGCCGGCGAGATTGTTGAGGGTCTGCTCTTTGTGGGCGTCGGGCATGACGATCGCGTGGTTCTTCGCGCCCATCATGCACTGCACGCGCTTACCGGCCTGGCTGGCGCGGTGGTAGACGTGGGTGCCGACCTTGGTCGAGCCGACGAAGGACACGGCCTTGATGTCCGGGTGATCGCAGATCAGGTTGACCGCGTCGGCACCGCCGTGGATGACGTTGAGCACGCCGGCCGGCAGACCGGCTTCCAGCGCCAATTCGGCGAGGCGCATGGTCACCATCGGATCCTGCTCGGACGGCTTGAGGACGAAGGTGTTGCCGGTGGCGATGGCCATCGGGAACATCCACAGCGGGATCATCGCCGGGAAGTTGAACGGGGTGATGCCGGCGCACACGCCCAGTGGTTGCATCAAGGTGTAGGTGTCGACGCCGCCAGCAACGTTGTTGGCCAGCTCGCCGAGCTGCAGGTTGCCGATCCCGGCGGCGTGCTCGACCACTTCCAGGCCGCGAAACACATCGCCTTCAGCGTCGGCCAGGGTCTTGCCCTGTTCGGCGGTGAGGATCGCCGCGAGCTCTTTCATGTGGTCGCGGATCAGCTGCTGATACTTGAGGAAGATGCGCGCCCGCGTGCCAATCGCCGTCTTGCGCCAGGTTTTGAACGCTTGCTTGGCACTGGCCACGGCGGCGTGCATTTCGTCGTCGGTGGCGAACGGCACGCGGGCCAGGACTTCCTGGGTGGCCGGGTTGACCACGTCGCGCCAGTGGCTGGTCTTCGATTCGACCAGTTGTCCGTCGATCAGCAGTTTGACGGTGGGGACGCTTGGTGCAGAAGGCGTGTTCATGTGTCCGGTCTCCGACAGGCAGTGGGGGGATAAGCCCGAGGGCATGCCTTCGAGCGCGCTTATCTTTATCCTAGCAGTGCGTTTTTGTGGGTATCAATTCGAGTAAATGCATTGTTAGTCTGCATTTTTGCAGATCGATAGGTGGCGAATGGACTGGGACAACCTGCGGTATTTCCTCGAGCTTTCCCGCACGCGCAAGCTGACAGCCGCCGCGCGCCGCCTGGCAGTCGACCACACCACCGTAGCCCGCCGTGTGCAGGCGCTGGAGAAGAGCCTCGGCGTGCAGCTGTTCAGCCGCGAGGCCTCGGGTTACAGCCTGACGGAGGCGGGGAGTACGCTGCTGCCGCAAGCCGAGGCGATGGAAAGTGCCTTTTCAGCTATCGAGCAGGCGCGTGAAGACCAGAAGGAAAACCTTTCCGGGCACGTGCGGATCGGTGTGACCGAGGGTTACGGTTCGGTGATGCTGGCGCCGCAGTTGGCCGAGTTCACCCAGCGCCATCCGAATCTGGGCATCGACCTGTTGGCCGTGCCGCGAATGGTGCATTTGTCGCGTCGCGAGGCGGACATCGTGATCACCCTTGAGCGACCGGAGCGCGGCCCGTTCATCATCACCCGGCTGACCAACTACGTGCTGCGGCTGTACGCCTCCGTCGACTACCTGGAGCGGCATGCGCCGATTCGCAGCCGCGACGATCTGCGCGAGCACGGTTTCGTCAGCTATATCGATGACCTGCTGTACAGCAAGGAACTCCTCAACCTCGACGAAATCGGCAAGCCGCGACGGGTCGCGCTGCGCAGCACCAGCATTCTTGCGCAGCAACAGGCGACCGCTGCCGGCGCGGGGATTGCCATCCTGCCGGCGTTTTCGGCCGATCCAGATCCGCGGCTGGTCTGCGTGCTGGGCGATGAGGTGGAGTTCACCCGGACGTTCTGGATGCTCATGCCGATCGAGCTAAAAGACATCGCGCGGATGAAGGCGACCTGGAACTTCCTCCGCGAAATGGCCGGCAATAGTCAGGCGGTGTTGATGGGTGAGCGGGTCGCGACGGAGTAGATGCGTGATTAGGCTTGGTGGGGTGGCGCGCTTCGCTATATAGTTTTTGATATAGCGATATGCTGGTTTGATTCCGAGCCGTCAAAACCCACTAAAAAGGAGTTTTTCATGCGTCGTCATTTCCTGGCGTTGGTTGCCGCCATTGGTTGTTTTGCCCAAGTGGCAACCGCCGATGAGGTTCAGGTCGCGGTCGCGGCAAATTTCACCGCGCCGATTCAGGCGATGGCCAGTGACTTCGAAAAACACTCCGGGCACAAGCTGGTGACGGCGTTCGGCGCGACGGGGCAGTTCTACGCACAGATCAAGAATGGCGCGCCGTTCGAGGTATTTCTGGCCGCCGACGACAGCACCCCGGCAAAGCTCGAACAGGAAGGCGAAACCGTCGCCAGTTCGCGCTTTACCTATGCGATCGGCACGCTGGCCCTATGGTCGGCCAAAGCCGGATATGTGGATGGCAAAGGCGAGGTGTTGAAGCAAAACACTTTCCAACATCTGGCCATCGCCAACCCCAAAACCGCGCCCTACGGGCTGGCTGCCACCGAGGTGCTGGCCAAGCTGGGCCTGACGCAAGCACTGGCCGGCAAGCTGGTGGAAGGGCAGAACATCACGCAGGCGCACCAGTTCGTCTCCAGCGGCAATGCCGAGTTGGGTTTCGTTGCCTTGTCGCAGGTCTATAAGGATGGCCAGATCACCAATGGTTCCGCCTGGATCGTGCCGGCCACGCTGCATCAGCCGATCCGTCAGGACGCGGTACTGCTCAACAAGGGCAAGGACAATCCGGCGGCCAAGGCATTCCTGGAGTACCTGCGCGGGCCGAATGCCGCTAAGGTGATCCGCTCCTACGGCTATGAGCTTTGAGAGCTGATCGATGGGTCTGAGCGCTGCTGATTTCGCCGCAATCTGGCTGACTATCCAGCTGGCCACGCTGACCACGGTGTTACTGCTGGTGCTGGGTACGCCCATCGCCTGGTGGCTGGCGCGCACCTCGTCACGCTGGAAAGGCCCGGTGGGCGCGCTGGTGGCACTGCCGCTGGTGCTGCCACCGACGGTGATCGGCTTCTATCTGCTGGTCAGCATGGGCCCGCACGGCCCGATCGGACAGCTTACGCAAAGTTTGGGACTCGGCACCTTGCCATTCACCTTCGCCGGCCTGGTGATCGGTTCGATGATCTATTCGCTGCCCTTTGTCGTGCAGCCACTGCATAACGCTTTCGCCACCATTGGCGCGCGTCCGCTGGAAGTCGCGGCGACCTTGCGAGCCGGGCCGTGGGACAGCTTTTTCTCGGTGGTCTTGCCGCTCGCCAAGCCGGGCATCATCACCGCCAGCGTGCTCGGTTTTGCCCACACGGTGGGTGAGTTCGGGGTGGTGCTGATGATCGGCGGCAACATTCCCGATAAAACCCGCGTGGTCTCGGTGCAGATCTACGATCACGTCGAGGCCATGGAATACGCCCAGGCACACTGGCTGGCGGCAGGCATGCTGGTGTTTTCGTTCCTGGTGCTGCTGGCGCTGTATTCCGGCAAACGCATGAGGCCGGGATGGAATTGATGAATGACGTGAGCGCGAAGCATGGCGACGAGCAGATCGAGGCGCGTTTTCGTCTGAGCCATGGGGATTTCACTCTGGATGTCGATCTGAGCTTGCCGGGACGCGGTGTCACGGCGCTGTTCGGCCCCTCGGGCTCGGGGAAAACCAGTGTGTTGCGTTGCCTGGCCGGGCTTGAGCGCGCACCAGGCTATCTGCGCATCAATGGGCAGGTCTGGCAGGACAGCGAGCGGCGCCTGTTCACGCCGCCGCATCGTCGCGCGCTGGGTTACGTGTTTCAGGAGTCCAGTCTGTTTCCCCATCTCTCGGTGCGCGGCAATTTGAATTACGGCTACACCCGCATCGCCGCTGCGCAGCGCCGCGTGCATCTCGATCAGGCGGTGGAATTGCTCGGGATTGCTCATCTGCTCGAGCGCCTGCCCGAGCGCTTGTCGGGTGGTGAGCGGCAGCGGGTCGGCATCGCCCGGGCCTTGCTCACCAGCCCGCGACTGCTGCTGATGGACGAGCCTTTGGCGGCGCTCGATCACAAGTTGAAGGGCGAGATCCTTCCCTATCTGGAGCGTCTGCACGACGAACTGGATATCCCGATTCTGTACGTCACCCATTCGCCGGACGAGGTGGCGCGCCTGGCCGACCACCTGGTGCTACTCGAACAGGGCGCGGTGCTGGCCAGCGGTCCGCTCGGGGAAACTCTGGCGCGTCTGGATCTGCCCACTGCGCTTGGCGACGATGCCGGGGTGGTCATCGAGGGTCAGGTCAGTGCCTACGACTCGGCGTATGACTTGCTCAGCGTGCATCTGCCGGGGAGTCAGCAGACTTTGCGTGTAGCCCATCCGGCGATGCCGCTCGGGCGCCGGCTGCGTTGTAAGGTGCAGGCGCGGGATGTCAGCCTCAGCCTGCAGTGCCAGCAACACAGCAGCATTCTCAATCTGCTGCCGGCGGTGGTCATGGAGGAAATACCCGCCGCCAGTGGCGCGCATGTGCTGGTGCGGCTGGACGTGGACGGCACGCCACTGTTGGCGCGGATTACCCGCTATTCGCGCGACCAGCTTGGTCTGCAAGTTGGGCAACGGTTATGGGCGCAGGTGAAGTCGGTCGCGTTGCTGGCTTAAGTCCTTCATCTCTCCCGGCAGGAGAGATGAAAAACCCGTTGCCCGGATGTAATCCGGGAGCGATCCCATCGATCAAAACCGCGCGATCAAGATGCAGGCGCGGTCGCCGGCGCTTCTCCCACGCGTTGCTCATCCCAACCGCCACCCAGCGCCTTGTACAGATTGACCTCGCGGGCCAGCTGCGCCAGGCGATCGATGATCAGCGATTGCTCGGAGCTGAACAGCAGGCGCTGGGCGTCGAGGAAGGTCAGGTTGCTGTCGATGCCAGTGCGGTAGCGCTTCTCGGCCAGGCGATAGTAATTCTGGCTGGCCTCGACCAGATCGCGCTGCGCCTGCAGTTGCTGCCGGTAGGTGGCGCGTGCGGTGAGGCCATCGGCGACTTCCTGGAAGGCGGTCTGGATGGTTTTCTCGTACTGCGCCACCTGGATGCTCTTCACCACCTCGGTGTAGTCGAGGTTGGCGCGCAGGGCGCCGGCATTGAAAATCGGCAGGCTGATCTGCGGGCGGAACAGCCAGGTTCCCGACCCCGCATCGAACATGCCGGACAGGTCCGGACTCAGCGTTCCGGCATCGGCGGTCAGGCTGATGCTGGGGAAGAACGCCGCCCGCGCCGCGCCGATGTTGGCGTTGGCTGACTTCAGCTGATGCTCGGCTGCGAGGATGTCCGGGCGGCGCTGCAACAACTCCGAAGGTAAGCCAGCCGGCAGATCGCCGAGTAGCTTGGCGTTCAGATCGAGTGGCTGGCCCAGGTCATCCGGTAGCGCATGGCCGAGCAGCAGGATCAGGCCGTTACGGTCTTGGGCGACCAGGCGCTGGTACTGGCTCAGCCGCACCCGCGCGGTTTCCACCGAAGTGCGTGCCTGACTGACGTTCAGCGCCGAGGCCACGCCGACTTCATTGCTGCGTTGGGTGAGGGCGAGGGTACGTTCGTAAGTGGCCAGGGTTTCCTGGGTGAGCTGCAACAGGTCCAGATCGGCTTGCCAGCTCAGATAAGCGTTGGCCACGCTGGCGATCAGGCTGATCTGCGTGCCCCGCTGTGCTTCTGCGCTGGCGAAATATTGCTCCAGCGCCGCATCCCGCAGGCTACGCAGGCGGCCGAACATGTCCAACTCCCAGGCGCTGACGCCGATGGTCGCCGAGTATTGGCTGGTGATGGTCGAATCACCGGTCTGCGACAGGCTGGCCGGCACGCGCTGACGGCTTGCGCCACCGTCCACCGAAACCGCTGGATACAGCTCGGCACGCTGAATGCGGTACTGCGCCTGGAAGGCCTCGACGTTCAGCGCCGCGGTGCGCAGGTCGCGGTTGTTGGTGAGGGCGATTTCGATCAGCTGCTGCAGCGCCGGGTCATGGAAAAACTCCCGCCAGCCTTGCAGCGCGTCCGCATTGCCGGCGATTTCCGCGGCCGAGGGATAGGCCTCGCCCTGTGGCCAGGCAGTGGCGATTGGCGCCTCTGGGCGCTCATAGTCCGGGATCAGCGAGCAGCCACCGAGGATGATCGAGGCGACGGCGAGGGACAGTAACGACTTGCTCATTCGACCACCTCCTGTTCGCTGGTGACGGGTCTGGGTTTGCGCTTGAACATCGACGTGACCATGACGAAGAACAGCGGCACACCGAAGATCGCCAGCACCGTCGCGGTGATCATGCCGCCGATCACGCCGGTACCGATGGCGTGCTGGCTGCCCGCGCCGGCACCATTGGAAATGGCCAGTGGCAGTACGCCGAGGACGAACGCCAGCGAGGTCATGATGATTGGCCGCAGACGCATGCGGCAGGCTTCGATGGCCGCCTCGGGGAGGCTCTTGCCCTGTTCGTAGAGTTCCTTGGCGAACTCGACGATGAGGATCGCGTTCTTCGCCGCGAGGCCGACCGTGGTCAGCAGGCCGACCTGGAAGAACACGTCGTTGGACAGGCCGCGACCGTAGGTGGCGAGCAGTGCGCCGATCACCCCGAGTGGCACTACCAGCATCACCGAGAAGGGGATCGACCAGCTCTCGTAGAGTGCCGCCAGGCAGAGGAATACCACCAGCAGCGAGATGGCGTACAGCGCTGGGGCTTGGGCGCCGGACAGCCGCTCCTCATAGGACAGGCCGCTCCACGAGTAGCCGATTCCTGGCGGCAGTTGGGCAATGATCTCCTCGATCGCCTGCATCGCTTCGCCGGAACTGCGCCCGGCTGCCGGTTTGCCCTGGATCTGCAGCGCCGGCACGCCATTGAAGCGCGACAGCTTGGGCGAACCGTAGATCCATTTGCCGCTGGCGAAGGCGGCGAACGGCACCATCGTGCCCTTGTCGTTGCGCACGTACCACTTCTCCAGGTCTTCCGGTCCCATCCGCGCGGCGGCTTCGCCCTGCAGATAGACCTTCTTGACCCGGCCCTGGTCGATGAAGTCGTTGGCATAGCTGGCGCCCCAGGCGATCGACAGGGTGCTGTTGATCTCGGCCAGCGACAGGCCGAGGGCGCGGGCGCGCTCGTCGTCGATCTGCAACTGGTACTGCGGCTCGTCGTCCAGGCCGTTGGCGCGTACGTCGGAGAGCACCGGATTCTTCCGGGCCAGCTGGATGAGCTGATCGCGGGCGGCCATCAGCGCGTCGTGACCGCTCCCGGAGCGGTCCTGCAGGTAGAAGTCGAAACCGGTGGCGTTGCCTAGTTCCATCACTGCTGGCGGGGCGAAGGAGGACACCCGGGCATCGATCAGATTGTTGAAGTATTTTTTGGCGCGGTCGGCCACGGAGAACACGTCCTGGCCGGCGCTAGTGCGTTCTTCCCAGGGCCTGAGCATGATGAAGGCCATGCCCGAGCTCTGGCCGCGGCCGGCGAAGCTGAAGCCGTTGACGGTGAACACCGAGTTGACGTTGTTTTTCTCGTCTTCCAGCAAATACTGGCGCATATCGTCGAGCACGTCCTGGGTGCGGATCGAGCTGGAGCCGGCCGGCGTCTGCACTTGGGCGAACAGCACCCCCTGGTCCTCTTCCGGGAGGAACGAGGTGGGGATGCGGGCGAACAGCCAGACCATGCCGACCAGAATCACCACGTAGGCCAGCAGGTACGGCGCCTTGCGCTTGAGCATGCCGGCGACGCCGCGTTCATAACTTTGCACGCTGCGCTCGAAGCTACGGTTGAACCAGCCGAAGAAGCCGCCGTGATGGTGATGCTCACCCTTGTGGATCGGCTTGAGCATGGTGGCGCACAAGGCAGGGGTGAAGATCAGTGCGACTAGTACCGAGAGGCCCATGGCCGAGACGATGGTGATCGAGAACTGCCGGTAGATCACCCCGGTGGAGCCGCCGAAGAACGCCATGGGCAGCAGGACCGCCGACAGCACCAGGGCGATACCGACCAGCGCGCCCTGGATCTGGCCCATCGACTTGCGTGTCGCCTCGCGGGGTGACAGGCCTTCCTCGGTCATCACCCGTTCGACGTTTTCCACGACCACGATGGCGTCGTCGACCAATAGGCCGATGGCCAGGACCATGCCGAACATGGTCAGGGTATTGATGGTGAAGCCTGCGGCCGCCAGCACGCCGAAGGTGCCGAGCAAGACCACTGGCACCGCCAGGGTCGGGATCAGTGTGGCGCGGAAGTTCTGCAGGAACAGGTACATCACCAGGAATACCAGGATGATGGCTTCGCCGAGGGTCTTGACCACTTCGTAGATCGACGCCGATACCACCGGAGTGGTGTCGTAGGGCAGCACCACCTCCATGCCGGCAGGGAAGAACGGCTTGAGCTCGTCGAGGGTAGTGCGGATCGCCTTGGCGGTGTCCAGCGCATTGGCACCGGTGGCCAGCTTGATCGCCAGACCTGAAGCCGGCATGCCGTTGTACTGGGCGCTGATGGCATAGTTCTCGCCACCCAGCTCGACCTTGGCGACATCGCTGAGGCGTACCTGCGAGCCGTCGGTATTGACCTTGAGGAGGATCTGGCGGAATTGTTCGGGCGTCTGCAGGCGGGTCTTGCCGATGATGGTGGCGTTCAGTTGCTGTCCCGGCTCGGCCGGCAGGCCGCCGAACTGGCCGGAGGAGATTTGCACGTTCTGCGCCTGGATGGCGGTGCGCACGTCGATCGGCGTCAGCTTGAAGTTGTTGAGCTTGGCCGGGTCGAGCCAGATGCGCATGGCGTACTGCGCGCCGAATACCTGGAAGTCGCCGACGCCCTTGGTCCGCGAGATCGGGTCCTGGATGTTGGCGACGATGTAGTTGGCCAGATCGTTCTTGCCCATGCTGCCATCTTTGGACACCACGCCGATAACCATCAGGAAGTTCTTCACCGCCTTGGTTACGCGGATGCCCTGCTGCTGGACCTCTTGCGGCAACAGTGGGGTGGCCAGCTGCAGCTTGTTCTGCACCTGTACCTGGGCGGTATCGGGGCTGGTGCCCTGCTCGAAGGTGGCGGTGATGGTCATGCTGCCGTCGGAGTTGCTGTCCGAGGTGATGTAACGCAGGTTGTCGATGCCGTTGAGCTGCTGTTCGATCACCTGCGCCACGGTGTCCTGCACGGTCTGTGCGGAAGCGCCCGGGTAGTTGACCTGAATGGCGATCGCCGGTGGGGCGATGCTCGGGTACTGCTGAATTGGCAGATTGAGGATCGACAGGGTGCCGGCGAGCATGATCACCAGGGCGATCACCCAAGCGAAGATCGGCCGGTCGATAAAGAATTTCGACATGGTACGTTCCTCAGCGCGGGGTGGCGGCTGCTGTCTTGACGTTACTGGCGGCCTTGACGTGGACCTTGTCGCCCGGACGCACGTGCTGCAGACCCTCGGTGATCAGCTGGTCGCCGCTGTTGAGGCCGGAGCTGACCAGCCACTGGTTGCCGACGGTGTGCTCGGCTTGCAGGTCGCGGCGCTCGACCACGCCGTCGGCGTTGACCACCAGCGCAGTCGGTTCGCCACGCACGTTACGGGTGATGCCTTGTTGTGGGGCGAGAATGGCTTGCTCTTTAACGCCCTGGAGCAACTGCGCATGGACGAACATGCCCGGCAGCAAATCATGGGTGGGGTTAGGGAATACCGCACGCAGGACCACCGAGCCGGTGCCGGGGTCTACCGAGACTTCGGAAAACTCCAGCGTGCCTTCATGCCCATAGAGGCTGCCGTCCTCGAGCACCAGCTTGACCTTGGCGCCGTGCTTACCGATTTTTTGCAGGTTGCCGCTGGCCAGTTCTTTGCGCAGACGGAGGATGTCCTTGGACGATTGAGTGACGTCGACATAAATGGGATCAAGCTGCTGGATGGTCGCCATCGCTTCGCTCTGGCCAACGTTCACCAGCGCGCCTTCGCTCACCGCCGAGCGGCCGATGCGTCCGGAAATCGGTGCGAGCACCTTGGTGTAGCGCAGGTTGATCTGCGCGCTTTCCAGAGCGGCCTCGTCGCGCAGACGGGCGGCCTCGGCTTCGTCATATTCCTGCTTGCTGACGGCCTGGTCGGCGACC is from Pseudomonas sp. LS44 and encodes:
- the mmsB gene encoding 3-hydroxyisobutyrate dehydrogenase; the encoded protein is MHIGFIGLGNMGAPMARNLLKAGHALTVFDLFATAVSGLVEAGATAATSPAALAQSDVKLIITMLPAAAHVKSVYLGDDGLLANVREGVLLIDSSTIDPLSAREVAKAAIAQGNPMLDAPVSGGTGGAAAGTLTFMVGGDLADFEHAQPVLAAMGKNIVHCGGAGNGQVAKVANNMLLGISMIGVAEAMALGVALGMDASVLAGVINTSSGRCWSADTYNPFPGVMDNVPAARSYSGGFGTDLMLKDLGLATESAKQARQPVMLGALAQQLYQGFSQQGHGALDFSAIINLYRKES
- a CDS encoding enoyl-CoA hydratase codes for the protein MEFETLLLDIRERVGLITLNRPKALNALNGQLIAELNQALDRLETDPSIGCIVLTGSQKAFAAGADIKEMAELTFPQIYLDDFFAAADRIANRRKPIIAAVAGYALGGGCELALMCDFIYAADNARFGLPEITLGVLPAIGGTQRLTHALGKSKAMELCLTGRQLTAEDAERAGLVARVIPADSLLEETLKVAAGIAAKSLPAVMMVKESVNRAFEGSLSEGLRFERRIFHAVFATSDQKEGMAAFVEKRPAQFKHR
- a CDS encoding CoA-acylating methylmalonate-semialdehyde dehydrogenase codes for the protein MNTPSAPSVPTVKLLIDGQLVESKTSHWRDVVNPATQEVLARVPFATDDEMHAAVASAKQAFKTWRKTAIGTRARIFLKYQQLIRDHMKELAAILTAEQGKTLADAEGDVFRGLEVVEHAAGIGNLQLGELANNVAGGVDTYTLMQPLGVCAGITPFNFPAMIPLWMFPMAIATGNTFVLKPSEQDPMVTMRLAELALEAGLPAGVLNVIHGGADAVNLICDHPDIKAVSFVGSTKVGTHVYHRASQAGKRVQCMMGAKNHAIVMPDAHKEQTLNNLAGAAFGAAGQRCMALSVVVLVGEAQSWLPELAEKAKTLKISAGVEPGTDVGPLVSCAALDRVSSLIERGVDEGASLALDGRNPSVAGYERGNFVGPTIFAGVTSEMSIYKEEIFGPVLCVMHAETMDEAIELINANPNGNGTAIFTRSGAAARHFQEEIDVGQVGINVPIPVPVPMFSFTGSRGSKLGDLGPYGKQVVQFYTQTKTVTQRWFDENEVGGAVNTTITLK
- a CDS encoding enoyl-CoA hydratase/isomerase family protein yields the protein MSDSDAVILAEVRNRIGHLTLNRPSGLNALTLPMIRALSQQLHDWEEDPQVLAVVLRASGEKAFCAGGDIRALYDSYRAGDTLHTQFFEEEYALDQYIHAYRKPLLALMDGFVLGGGMGLVQGASLRVVSERVKMGMPETGIGYFPDVGGSYFLSRLSGQLGTYLGITGMQIRAADALYTRLADWCLPSELFAEFDRCLDHLSWTTHPQESLRTLLSTLASSQLPGAELKALRRAIDEHFAHADLPAIRAALVAENRPEYRDWAEKTVKLLDSRSPLAMSVTLEMLRRGRQLSLADCFDLELHLDRQWFAKGDIMEGVRALIVDKDKTPRWNPPTLEQVDRAQVDAFFCGFKPTAGKARRTALEQER
- a CDS encoding LysR family transcriptional regulator, coding for MDWDNLRYFLELSRTRKLTAAARRLAVDHTTVARRVQALEKSLGVQLFSREASGYSLTEAGSTLLPQAEAMESAFSAIEQAREDQKENLSGHVRIGVTEGYGSVMLAPQLAEFTQRHPNLGIDLLAVPRMVHLSRREADIVITLERPERGPFIITRLTNYVLRLYASVDYLERHAPIRSRDDLREHGFVSYIDDLLYSKELLNLDEIGKPRRVALRSTSILAQQQATAAGAGIAILPAFSADPDPRLVCVLGDEVEFTRTFWMLMPIELKDIARMKATWNFLREMAGNSQAVLMGERVATE